Genomic DNA from Haloarcula marina:
TCGACCGGAGACGACGTTCAGCGGGTTCTTCGCGTCGTGAGCCAGCGAGCGAATCACGGCCTCCCACCGACCGGTCATCGCTGCCCCGTCCACCCACGGGAGCCGAACCGAGGTGCGGAGTTTGGCCGCGAGTTCGGGCGCGCTGTCTTGGTCTCGCCACGCGACGTACTCGCTGAGCCCCGCCGCGAGCATCGCTTCGATACGGTCGCCGTCGTTCCCCTCGCCGACCGCCAGCACGGGGAGGGCCGCGTCGGCCGCGCGGACGCGCTGGAACGCGTCGAGGGCGTCGGTGTCCGGCGGGTCGTCCGCGACGAGGAACGCGTCGAACGCGTCTCCCGTGACCGACGCGGGGTCCGCGACGGCCGTCACGTCGACGCCGTCGTGCTCGGCGAGCGCGGGATGTATGTCACTGACGGACGCGCTGTCGAGGCCGTACGAGGCGACCCGCACTGTCTGCTCACCGGGACTCATTCGCTTCACGTACGAAAAGCGGGAATAAGAAAGCGAGGGTTACAGCAGGTCTTCGATGTGGTCGGCGACTTCCTCGGGCGTGTCGCCCACTGGGACGCCGTTGTCTTCGAGGGCCGAAATCTTCGATTCGGCGGTGCCGGTCCCGCTACCGGAGACGATAGCGCCCGCGTGGCCCATGCGCTTGCCCGGCGGGGCCGTACGACCGGCGATGAAGCCAGCGACGGGCGTGTCCATGTGCTCGCCGATGTAGCGCGCCGCTTCTTCTTCGTCCTCGCCGCCGATTTCGCCGCACATGGCGACGGCGTGGGTGTCGGGGTCGTTCTCGAACAGTTCCAGCGCGTCGATGAAGTCCGTACCGATGATGGGGTCGCCGCCGATGCCGATGGCGGTGGACTGACCGAGTCCGCGCTCGGTGAGATTGTCGACGACCTGATAGGTCAGGGTCCCCGAGCGGGAGACCAGGCCGACGTTGCCCGACGAGAAGATGTTGCCCGGCAGGATGCCGAGTTTGGCGACGCCGGGAGTGATGAGGCCGGGGCAGTTCGGCCCGACGAGGTACGTATCGGTCTCCTGCAGTTTGCGGTAGACGCGGGCCATGTCCTGCGTCGGGACGCCTTCGGTGATGGCGACGACGAGGTCCAGGCCCTTCGCGTCCAGCGACTCGAAACAGGCGTCGGCGGCGAACGCGGGCGGGACGAACACGACGGAGGCGTTGGCGTCCTCCTCGCGGGCGGCCTGCTGGACGGTGTCGTAGACGGGAACACCGGCGACTTCCTGACCGCCGCGGCCGGGCACCGCGCCAGCGACCACGTTGGTCCCGTACTCGAGCATCTGCTCGGTGTGGAACTTCCCTTCTCCGCCGGTGATACCCTGCACGACGACGCGCGTGTCTTCGTCGACTAGAACACTCATGCTTCCACCTCCTGTGCGAACTCGACGGCACGTTGGACAGCGTCCTCCAGCGTGTACTCGACCGTGACGAGTTCTTCGTTCAGAATCTCCATGCCCTCCTCGGCGTTGGTCCCGGCCAGTCGGACGACGACTGGCTTGGGAATCTCGTCGAACTGTTCGAGGGCCTGATTGATACCCTGTGCCACCTCGTCGCCGCGCGTGATGCCGCCGAAGATGTTGAACACGACGGAGTCGACGTTGTCGTCGGAGAACACCATGTCCAGCGCGTTCGCGATGCGGTCGGCTTTCGCGCCGCCGCCCACGTCGAGGAAGTTAGCGGGCGTGCCGCCGTAGTAGTCCACGAGGTCCAGCGTCGTCATCACGAGGCCCGCGCCGTTGCCGATGATGCCGACGTTACCCGAGAGGCGGACGTAGTCGAAGCCGTACTCGTCGGCCTTCTGTTCGAGTTCGTCGCCCTCCGCGGCCTCCTCGCCCATCTCGGCGAGTTCTGGCTGGCGGAACAGGGCGTCGTCGTCGATGTTCATCACGGCGTCGGCGGCGACGACCTCGTCGTCGCTCGTGATCATCAGCGGGTTGACCTCGACGTCGCTGCCGTCCCGGTCGTCCCAGAGCTGGTAGAGCGTCGTCAGCACCGAGGCCACGTCGTTGGCGACGTCGCGGTCGACGCCCGCCTCGTAGACGACCTTCCGGGCCTGGAAGGGGTGCATCCCGAAGGCGGGGTCGATGTGTTCGCGCGCGATGGCGTCGGGGTCTTCCTCGGCGACTTCCTCGATGTTGACGCCGCCTTTCGTCGAGACCATCGCGACGGGTTTGCCCTCGCCGCGGTCCATCGTCACGCCGACGTACAGTTCGTTTACGAAGTCGACGGCCTCCTCGACGAGCACCTTCGAGACGTGGTAGCCCTTGAGGTCCATCCCGAGGATGGCGTCCGCGGCCTCGCGAGCCTCGTCCTTGCTCTCGACGAGTTTGATACCGCCGGCTTTTCCGCGACCACCGACGTGGACCTGTGCCTTGATAGCGACCGGGTACCCGATTTCTTCGGCCGCGTCGACGGCCTCGTCGACTGTTTCGGCCAGTTGCGACGCGGGTGTGGGGACTCCCGCCTCGGCGAAGACTTGTTTCGCCTGGTATTCATGCAATCGCATGTCATACGGACAGGCGAGCGGTGGCGGTTTAAATCCGTCTTTCGCGGACGCACTAGCTGCCTGTCACTTCTCGGCATTGTTGTGGCTTCGGAAATTCCACCCGGAGAAAGTGACCGAATTTCGCGAAATATGCGGATAGGTGCTATACCGAGTCGGTATGTGGCCCGTCGTGGCCGTCCCACCGAGCATGCAATCGGAGAATCCCGGCCCCGCCGAGCAAGAGGAGTTGATGGAGCGTCGTGCCGAGGGCGACTGCCCCCGCGACGCTCGCGACGACGAGCCACGCCGGAGCGCCCTGATACAGCAGGACGGAGAGAACGATGACGCCTGCCATCGCGCCGTTGCGGAGGGCACAGTACAGTTCCGAGCGGAGGAGCGCGCCAACGCTCGTCGCCGCGATGTCGTCGTCGTTCACGAGTCGGTCGTAGCACATAGCACCCTGTGAGGACTCGGCACAGTTAAATCGGCCGCCGGGCCGTCTCAGAGGAGGCTACTCGCGGGGAGCAAGTCCAACTCACAGGGCTGGCACGTCTCCATCCCGAACCGGTCGAAGCACTGTCTGTCTTCCCCGCACAGTTCGCACACGCCCGGACTCCCGTACGTGGAGTCAGACCGCTCACTCGACCCGTACAGTCCACTGGTTCTGCGAGACTGTTTGTTCAGCGATGACAGCATTTAGTAGCTGATATTTTCATTCAGGCGGGCATAAAACTATTTTATCACGATTATTGCTCGTGGAACTGCCGTATTCCCCAATTAATGGCTGGGTGGCCGCACGCTAGTCACCAACTGGTTAACCGCTGGCATCTGGCGGTGTCGAAGTGCCTCGGCAATGCGTCTGCGCGGACCGGTGACGGCTGACCGGTAGCGATTCCACGGTTCGCCGAGTAAGGGGACAACAACGCATGCACGATATCGACACGGACACCCTCGACACCGTCGCCGACGCCCTCCGGCGGGCCGACACCGCCGTCGCGCTGACCGGTGCGGGCGTCTCGACGGCGTCGGGCATTCCCTCGTTCCGCGGCGAAGACGGTATCTGGGACCGCTTCGACCCGACGGATTTCCACCGTCGACGGTTCGACGCCGACCCCGCTGGCTTCTGGGCCGACCGGCGTACGCTCCGGGAGGAGATGTACGGCGACGTGAAACCCGGCCCGAACGCCGCACACGACGCGTTGGCGGCGCTGGAAGCCGAGGGGCACGTCGACGCCGTCGTGACGCAGAACGTCGACGGCCTCCACGCCGACGCCGGAAGCCAACGCGTGGTCGAACTCCACGGCACGCACCGCCGCGTGCGGTGTGACGACTGCGGTGACCGCCGTCCGGCCGACCCGGTGTTCGCCGCGGCGGCCGACGGTGACCTCCCGCCACGGTGTGACTGCGGCGGCGTGTACCGGCCCGACGTGGTGCTGTTCGGGGAATCACTGCCGGACGACGCGCTGACGGACGCGCAGGGACTGGCCCGCGAAAGCGACGTGTTCCTCGCCGTTGGGTCGTCCCTGTCGGTCAGACCCGCCTCGTTACTGCCAAAGATAGCCGTCGACTCGGGGGGTCGATTCGTCGTCGTGAACTTCGACGAGACGACGCGGGACGGGGCGGCGACAGACGTGATTCGGGAGGACGTTACGGACGTGCTACCCGCGCTCGAAGAGCGGGTCTAGAGTTCGACGCCGCCGGGAATGAGGCTTCGCTGGCGGAGGAGGCTGCCGTCGTGGTCGTAGACGAGCAGCGTCCCCTTTTCGTACGCCACGGACTCGCCGTCGCTGTCGGTCAGGACCACGCGGTACTCCCCGTCGTCGTGGCTCTCGGCGGCGGCGACGAACCCGTCGATTTCGCCGGGGTCGGCCATGACTTCGAGGACGAACTCGCCGGTCATGCGGTTCGTCAGCGACAGGACGCCGCCGTCGGTGTCGGCCTGCCGTCGGAACGTTACGTCGACTTCGCCGCCGTCGAGTGTCTCGCCGGTCGCGGTCGTGAGGCGCTCTCGGAGTACACCCGACGGGCCGTCGTAGTCGATACTGAGCGTAGGTGTCCCGTCGTCGGGGTCTTCTCGGATGTCGAGCGTGAAGTAGTCGCGCCTCATTCGGGTGATTGACGCTTGGGTCGCCGTCGCAATGAACGTAACGGCGGCGGCACCGACACAACCGTTTTGCGTCGGCGCTTTCGGTAGCTTTTACCCCGTCGCTGTCGCCGGTGCTGACAGGATGACGTGGGTGAAGTCAGAGTACGCCGGAGAACTGGCCGTCCTCTCGACGTGGTTGGTAGCGCTGGCCCCGTGGTCGGCGTCTGTCTTCGAGGTGTCGAACCTGACGGTCGTCGCGCTTCGCTTCCTCCCCTTCAGGTTCCAGTTCATCTTCGGCGCGACCCTCGACAACGAGCGCCCGTTCCTCTGGGCGTGGGAAGTCGCCCGGTTCCAACAGTCGGCGGAACTCACGCTGGCGGGCTACGCCGGGTTCGCCGCCTTCCTCCTCTTTGCGGTCCCGTTCGCGCTGAGCCTGTTCTACTACTTCGAAGAGGAGCGACTGACCGACGCGCTGCCCGTCGACCCCGTGGCGCTGTTCGGGTGGTTACTCGCCGGTGTCGCCGCCCTCACCCTCGCCGCGACGGCGCTGTTCGTCCGGTACTTCCCGGGCCTGACCGTCCCCGTCGGGGCGGCCGTCGCCGCCGTCCTCGCGTACGTCCTGCTCACCAGCGAGCAGGCGGACTGAATCTGCGGACGGAGTGGTACGAACCGGGCGCGCGAATTTAAGTAGGTGGCCACATAATGGCTGATAACTGCTGTCCGACCCATCTTCACTGGCTACCGATGGCTAACCCCGAGACACCTGCCCCCGGCGACGTCGTCCGCGACCCACTCGGTCACGTGCAGTCGTGGCTCTCGCGCACCGCGAGTCTCCTCTCCGGGTCGGTCGTCCCGGAGTCGAACTACGACCCGAGCAGGCACGACTCGCTGGTGACTTTCGACGGCCTCGCTGGCTACGAGGAAATCGAGCGCTACTGGCTCAACGCCCCGTTCTCGTTCGTCTCCATCGAACACGACACGCAGAACGACGAGCACCTGTACCACGTGGTCGAACCCTCGCTCACGGACATCGAATCCGAACTCTTAGACCGCCTGTACGACGACGTTCGCGGCCCGCTCATCTACCGCCGCGACGTGGAGACAGACCCCGAGACGGCGCTCCGAGAGGAGTTGCGCGACCGTCTGGAGGAGTACGGCGTCGTCGTCGAACCCGAGACGTTCTACCGGTTGTTCTACTACCTCTACCGCTCGTTTCAGGGGTACGGCTACATCGACCCGCTGATGCACGACCCCCACATCGAGGACATCTCCTGTGACGGGTCGAACCTCCCGATATTCATCTACCACGACGACTACACCGATATCGAGTCGAACATCGTCTACGGCGAGGAGGAACTCGACGACTTCGTCATCCAGTTGGCGCAGCGCTCGGGCCAACACGTCTCCATCTCCGACCCCGTCGTCTCGACGACGCTCCCGGACGGGTCGCGTATCGAACTCGCGCTCGGCGAGGAAGTCACTCCGCGTGGCTCCGCGTTCACCATCCGGAAGTACGCCGACGAACCGTTCACGCCCATCGACCTGCTGGAGTACGGCACCTTCTCGCTGGAGATGCTCGCGTACCTCTGGTTGGCTATCGAGTCCAACAAGTCGCTCATCTTCGCTGGCGGGACGGCGGCGGGCAAGACCACGTCGATGAACGCGCTGGCGATGTTCGTCCCGCCGCGTTCGAAGGTGCTGACCATCGAGGACACCCGCGAACTGTCGCTGTACCACGACAACTGGCTCTCCTCGGTCACCCGCGAGCGACTCGACGACTCCGACATCACGATGTACGACCTGCTCCGGTCCGCCCTCCGTCATCGACCCGAGTACATCGTGGTTGGCGAGGTCCGCGGCGAGGAGGCCATCACGCTGTTTCAGGCGATGAACACCGGCCACACGACGTTCTCGACGATGCACGCCGACTCGGTGCAGACGGTCATCAACCGACTGGAGAACGAACCTATCAACGTCCCCCGGCCGATGGTGCAGAGTCTCGACATCCTCTGCGTGCAGGTGCTGACCCGGTCGGGCGACGAACGCGTCCGCCGTGCGAAGACGCTCGCGGAAATCGAGGGCATCGACCAGCGGACCGGCGAACTCGACTACTCGACGAGTTTCTCGTGGCGGGCGACCGAGGACCGATTCGCCGAGAACAACAGCGAACTGCTCGACGAGATTCGCGAGGAACGAGGGTGGAGCCAGTCGACCCTCCTCACCGAACTGAAAGACCGACAGCGGTTTCTGGAGTACCTCCGACAGCAGGAGGTCGGAGACTACCGTCGCTTCACCGCGATGGTCAACAAGTACTACGCCGACAAAGACGAAGTCATGGACCGCATCGGGTCCAGCGTGACGGTCTGACATGGCGCTGAACCCGATAGGGCTGGCCCCGCTTATCGTCGTCGCCTGCATCCTCGCCGGGGCGGCGCTGGCCTCGGTGAGCGAGGGATTCGACCGCCGCGTGACGCGGTTCGCCCGCCGCTTGTTCGGCCGGTACGTCACGGCCGCGCCGGAACGCGAGCGCCAACTCGAAGCGGCCTACATCGGACAGACGTACCGGGGGTACGCGGCCCGAACGCTCCTGATTACCGGGCTCGCCGCCCTCGGCGGCGCGGCGGCCGGGGCATATGTCGTCGGCGGATTCTTACTCCTCGTCCCGACTATCGTCGACCTGCTGATGGGACTGCCGCGGACGATGGTGAACGCGCTCGGCATCCGGGGGTTCGAACTCGTTCTGACAGGGCGCCAGACGCTGGGTATCCTCATCGGAAGCGGGGTCGTCTTCGGTATCGGATGCGCCGCCGTCGCCTACTGGCTTCGCTGGGAACTCCCGCGGAACACGGCGGAGGTGCGTCGGCGGAATATCAACGAGGGGATGACACGCACCATCGCGTTCATGTACGCGCTCTCGCGCGGTGGGGTCGCATTCCCGGATGTGATGCGCGTGCTGGCGAGGAACGACGATATCTACGGCGAGACGGCCCGGGAGATAAGCATCGCTATCCGGGAGATGGACATGTTCGGCAAGGACATGATAACGGCCATCGAACGGATGACCGCCCGAACGCCCAGCGAGGAGTTCAAGACCTTCGCGGAGAATCTCTCCAGCGTCCTCCAGAGCGGCCAGTCGCTGTCGACGTTCCTCAACGACCAGTACGAGCGGTATCAGGAGGAGGCCGCGGAGCGACAGGCCGACCTGCTCGAATCGCTCGCCACCATCGCCGAGGCGTACGTCACCATCTTGGTCGCCGGGGTGCTGTTCCTCATCACCATTCTGCTCGTCTTCGGTCTGACGACGACGGACACCCTCGTATTCCTGCAACTACTCGGCTACCTCGCGATTCCGCTGGCGAACCTCGGCTTCATGGTGTATCTGGGGCAGAAACTCGACGCCCTGGGCATCGGGCGAGCGGGAACGACGGGGGTCCTCGACCGGCAAGACCTCTCGGCGCTCGGCCGTCCGAAACCGGTCCAGACGCGGACCGGGGTGACCGACGGCGGGATGCTCCCCAACGAGGGGGCCAACTGGCGGCGACTCCGGATGTACGACCGCGTCCGGGCGGTGAGACGGACGCTTCGCTCGCCGGTCCAGACGCTCGTCTGGAACCCCTCAAAAGTGCTGTACCTCGCGGTCCCGGTCGCTATCGTGTTGTTCGCGGTCCGCGCACCGCAGGCGTTCCAGACCGGGTCGATGAACGTTCGACTGCTCGACGACTTTCTCGTCCAGTCCGCGCTCGTCGTGCTCGGGTCGTTCGCCGTCGTTCGGACGCTCTATACGCGGCGCGTCCAGCGCATCGAGGCGGCGACGCCGGAACTGCTCGAACGGTTGGCGAGCCTCAACGAGGCGGGGATGACGCTCGTCGAGAGCCTGCGCCGGGTTCGAGGGAGCGAGGTGGGTGTCCTCTCGCCCGAAGTCGACCGCATCTGGGCGGACATCCGGATGGGCGCGAACGTCGAGGACGCGCTTATCCGGTTCGGCCGCCGAATTCGAACGGTGGCGATTACGCGGGTGGTGACGCTGGTGACGCACGCGATGCAGGCCTCGGGGCAACTCGGCCGCGTGCTCCGAATCGCCGCCTCCCAGTCGCGGGCGGACCGGAGACTCCAGAAGCGCCGCCAACAGCAGATGCTCACCTACCTCGTCGTCATCTACGTCTCCTTTCTCGTCTTTCTGGTCATCATCGTCGCCGTCCAAGAGGTACTGGTCCCCAGTCTCCCCTCGTCCGTGCCGACGCCGCCCTCCTCGAACCGCCTCGGCGTCGGCGTCGACCAGTTCGCACGTCTCGGCCAAGTCGATAAGGCGGCGTACACACTCGTCTTCTTCCACACGGCGCTGATTCAGGCCGTGTTGACCGGGTTCGTCGGCGGCCAGTTAGGTGAGGGGTCGCTCCGCGACGGGGCGAAACACGCCGCCGTGTTGCTCGGCTTCGCTTACCTCGTGTTCGTCCTGCTGTCCTCGCCGGTGGCCTCGATGACGATAACCGAGCCTACCGTCGAGAACGGCCAGATTTCGGTCGATTCGGCATCGCTGTCCAGCGGCGGATTCCTCGTCGTCCACGCCCACGACGAGGACGGGCGAGTCGTCGGCGTCTCCCCGTACCTCGCCCCGGGGTCACACAGCGACGTGTCCGTCCAGTTGGACAACCCGCCGTCGGCGGGCCAGGACGTCGTCGTCGTCGCCCACCGCGACACCAACGGGAACGGCGTCCTCGACTACGACTTCGAGTTCCCCGGTTCCGACGCGACCGACCGACCCTACCCGGCCTCCGGGCAGAGCCAGACCGTCTCGGTGACGGTCGAGTTGGAGTGACTCCGGGTCGGGAATGAATGGGTTTACCCTCGCCCACCGGATACCGACAGCCGATGGAGTTCGCTGACTTCGCCGCCCGCGCGTCCGAAATCGAGTCCGAGAGCGCCGATATCGCCATCACGGAATCGGTCACCGAACTGCTCGGCGAGGCGGACGACGACTTGGCGACGCTCGCGCGGTTCGTGCAGGGGCGGGTGTTCCCCGCCCACGAGTCGACGACGCTCGATATCGGGCCGCGATTGTGCTACGAGGCCATCGCGCGCGCCGCGGGGCAGAACGTGAGCGCCGACGACGTGGAGACCCGGTTGGCCGAGCGGGGTGAAATCGGCGAGGTGGCGGCGAGCTACGACTTCGGGGGGCAGCGCGGCCTGGCCGCGTTCGGGTCCGGCGGCGAGGACGCGCTCACCGTCGCGACCGTCGCCGACGAACTGTCGGCTCTCGCCGCCGTGACGGGGTCGGGGAGCCAGGAGACGAAAGTCGACATGCTGTTCGGGCTATTCAACCGCGCGGACCCCGAGGAAGCCCGCTATCTCGCACGCCTCGTCCTCTCGGAGATGCGTATCGGGGTCGGCGACGGCACCGTCCGCGACGCCATCGCGGCCGCCTTCGACGCGCCGGTCGACGCCGTCGAACGTGCGCTCCAGGTCTCGAACGACTACGGCTACGTCGCCGAGGTGGCCCGCGACGAGGGCGAAACGGGACTCGCCGCAATCGACCTCGAAGTCGGCCGCCCAGTGCAAGCGATGCTCGCCCAGGCCGGGACGAGTACCGGGGCGCTCGAAGACTGGGAAGCGGTCGCCGTCGAGTGGAAGTACGACGGCGCTCGCGTACAGGTCCACTTCGACGGCGAGTCGGCCCGCCTGTTCTCGCGAAACATGGAGGAGGTGACCGACCCGCTTCCCGAAATCGTCGCCACCGTCGACGACGCGCTGGAGACACCGGCTATCCTCGACGGCGAGGTGGTCGCCGTCGACGACGACGGCGCGCCGCTCCCGTTTCAGGAGGTCCTCCGGCGGTTCCGCCGGAAACACGACGTGGCCGCCACCCGCGAGGACGTGACCGTCCGTCTGCATCTGTTCGACTGTCTGCACGCCGACGGCGAGGATTTGCTCGACGCGCCGTTGCGCGAGCGACACGACCGCCTCGAATCGCTGTTTCCCCCGGATACCGTCTCGGACCTGTGGACCACCGACGACCCGGCCCGAATCGCGGACATCGAGGCCGAAGCGCTGGAGGCGGGCCACGAGGGAATCATGCTGAAGGACCCCGACGCGGCGTACACGCCCGGCAAGCGCGGGAAGAACTGGCGCAAGCGCAAACCCGACGTGGAGACGCTCGACTGCGTGATCACCGGGGCCGAATGGGGCGAAGGCCGCCGGGCGAACGTCCTCGGAACGTTCGAACTCTCGGTACGCACGGACGACGGATTCGCGCACGTCGGCAACGTCGCCACCGGGTTCACCGACGCGGAACTGGACGCGGTGACCGAGCGCCTCGAACCGCACATCTCTGCCGAATCCGGGCGCGAAGTGGCCCTCGACCCGCATCTCGTCTTCGAGGTCGGCTACGAGGAGATACAGACCTCTTCGAACTACGACGCCGGGTACGCGCTCCGGTTCCCCCGCTTTCTCGCCGTCCGCGAGGACAAGACCCCCGACGATGCGGACTCGCTGTCGCGGGTCGGACGACTCGCCGACGCCGAGTGACCGCGGCGACCGATAGTCGTATCCCACCGGTGCGTGTACGCCCGTCCATGACCATCAGACACGACGGTATCACGGCCGAATGGCTCGGGTACGCGACGCTCAAACTATCGGACGGCGAGACGACGGTCTATCTCGACCCCGGGCGATACGGCGTCCTCACCGGCGAGTGGGAACCCGATACGCCCGGCGTCGGCCATCCGAAGACGCGTGACTACGCGCCGAAGGACGGCGATATCGTCTGTGTCACGCACATTCATCACTACGACCCGGACGGCATCCGTCGCGTCGCCAGCGACGACGCCACCGTCGTCGCGTTCG
This window encodes:
- a CDS encoding NAD-dependent protein deacylase, translated to MHDIDTDTLDTVADALRRADTAVALTGAGVSTASGIPSFRGEDGIWDRFDPTDFHRRRFDADPAGFWADRRTLREEMYGDVKPGPNAAHDALAALEAEGHVDAVVTQNVDGLHADAGSQRVVELHGTHRRVRCDDCGDRRPADPVFAAAADGDLPPRCDCGGVYRPDVVLFGESLPDDALTDAQGLARESDVFLAVGSSLSVRPASLLPKIAVDSGGRFVVVNFDETTRDGAATDVIREDVTDVLPALEERV
- the ligA gene encoding ATP-dependent DNA ligase LigA, which translates into the protein MEFADFAARASEIESESADIAITESVTELLGEADDDLATLARFVQGRVFPAHESTTLDIGPRLCYEAIARAAGQNVSADDVETRLAERGEIGEVAASYDFGGQRGLAAFGSGGEDALTVATVADELSALAAVTGSGSQETKVDMLFGLFNRADPEEARYLARLVLSEMRIGVGDGTVRDAIAAAFDAPVDAVERALQVSNDYGYVAEVARDEGETGLAAIDLEVGRPVQAMLAQAGTSTGALEDWEAVAVEWKYDGARVQVHFDGESARLFSRNMEEVTDPLPEIVATVDDALETPAILDGEVVAVDDDGAPLPFQEVLRRFRRKHDVAATREDVTVRLHLFDCLHADGEDLLDAPLRERHDRLESLFPPDTVSDLWTTDDPARIADIEAEALEAGHEGIMLKDPDAAYTPGKRGKNWRKRKPDVETLDCVITGAEWGEGRRANVLGTFELSVRTDDGFAHVGNVATGFTDAELDAVTERLEPHISAESGREVALDPHLVFEVGYEEIQTSSNYDAGYALRFPRFLAVREDKTPDDADSLSRVGRLADAE
- the sucC gene encoding ADP-forming succinate--CoA ligase subunit beta, which produces MRLHEYQAKQVFAEAGVPTPASQLAETVDEAVDAAEEIGYPVAIKAQVHVGGRGKAGGIKLVESKDEAREAADAILGMDLKGYHVSKVLVEEAVDFVNELYVGVTMDRGEGKPVAMVSTKGGVNIEEVAEEDPDAIAREHIDPAFGMHPFQARKVVYEAGVDRDVANDVASVLTTLYQLWDDRDGSDVEVNPLMITSDDEVVAADAVMNIDDDALFRQPELAEMGEEAAEGDELEQKADEYGFDYVRLSGNVGIIGNGAGLVMTTLDLVDYYGGTPANFLDVGGGAKADRIANALDMVFSDDNVDSVVFNIFGGITRGDEVAQGINQALEQFDEIPKPVVVRLAGTNAEEGMEILNEELVTVEYTLEDAVQRAVEFAQEVEA
- a CDS encoding DUF7549 family protein; this encodes MTWVKSEYAGELAVLSTWLVALAPWSASVFEVSNLTVVALRFLPFRFQFIFGATLDNERPFLWAWEVARFQQSAELTLAGYAGFAAFLLFAVPFALSLFYYFEEERLTDALPVDPVALFGWLLAGVAALTLAATALFVRYFPGLTVPVGAAVAAVLAYVLLTSEQAD
- a CDS encoding DUF5793 family protein; the encoded protein is MRRDYFTLDIREDPDDGTPTLSIDYDGPSGVLRERLTTATGETLDGGEVDVTFRRQADTDGGVLSLTNRMTGEFVLEVMADPGEIDGFVAAAESHDDGEYRVVLTDSDGESVAYEKGTLLVYDHDGSLLRQRSLIPGGVEL
- the sucD gene encoding succinate--CoA ligase subunit alpha produces the protein MSVLVDEDTRVVVQGITGGEGKFHTEQMLEYGTNVVAGAVPGRGGQEVAGVPVYDTVQQAAREEDANASVVFVPPAFAADACFESLDAKGLDLVVAITEGVPTQDMARVYRKLQETDTYLVGPNCPGLITPGVAKLGILPGNIFSSGNVGLVSRSGTLTYQVVDNLTERGLGQSTAIGIGGDPIIGTDFIDALELFENDPDTHAVAMCGEIGGEDEEEAARYIGEHMDTPVAGFIAGRTAPPGKRMGHAGAIVSGSGTGTAESKISALEDNGVPVGDTPEEVADHIEDLL
- a CDS encoding type II secretion system F family protein — its product is MALNPIGLAPLIVVACILAGAALASVSEGFDRRVTRFARRLFGRYVTAAPERERQLEAAYIGQTYRGYAARTLLITGLAALGGAAAGAYVVGGFLLLVPTIVDLLMGLPRTMVNALGIRGFELVLTGRQTLGILIGSGVVFGIGCAAVAYWLRWELPRNTAEVRRRNINEGMTRTIAFMYALSRGGVAFPDVMRVLARNDDIYGETAREISIAIREMDMFGKDMITAIERMTARTPSEEFKTFAENLSSVLQSGQSLSTFLNDQYERYQEEAAERQADLLESLATIAEAYVTILVAGVLFLITILLVFGLTTTDTLVFLQLLGYLAIPLANLGFMVYLGQKLDALGIGRAGTTGVLDRQDLSALGRPKPVQTRTGVTDGGMLPNEGANWRRLRMYDRVRAVRRTLRSPVQTLVWNPSKVLYLAVPVAIVLFAVRAPQAFQTGSMNVRLLDDFLVQSALVVLGSFAVVRTLYTRRVQRIEAATPELLERLASLNEAGMTLVESLRRVRGSEVGVLSPEVDRIWADIRMGANVEDALIRFGRRIRTVAITRVVTLVTHAMQASGQLGRVLRIAASQSRADRRLQKRRQQQMLTYLVVIYVSFLVFLVIIVAVQEVLVPSLPSSVPTPPSSNRLGVGVDQFARLGQVDKAAYTLVFFHTALIQAVLTGFVGGQLGEGSLRDGAKHAAVLLGFAYLVFVLLSSPVASMTITEPTVENGQISVDSASLSSGGFLVVHAHDEDGRVVGVSPYLAPGSHSDVSVQLDNPPSAGQDVVVVAHRDTNGNGVLDYDFEFPGSDATDRPYPASGQSQTVSVTVELE
- a CDS encoding type II/IV secretion system ATPase subunit, which codes for MANPETPAPGDVVRDPLGHVQSWLSRTASLLSGSVVPESNYDPSRHDSLVTFDGLAGYEEIERYWLNAPFSFVSIEHDTQNDEHLYHVVEPSLTDIESELLDRLYDDVRGPLIYRRDVETDPETALREELRDRLEEYGVVVEPETFYRLFYYLYRSFQGYGYIDPLMHDPHIEDISCDGSNLPIFIYHDDYTDIESNIVYGEEELDDFVIQLAQRSGQHVSISDPVVSTTLPDGSRIELALGEEVTPRGSAFTIRKYADEPFTPIDLLEYGTFSLEMLAYLWLAIESNKSLIFAGGTAAGKTTSMNALAMFVPPRSKVLTIEDTRELSLYHDNWLSSVTRERLDDSDITMYDLLRSALRHRPEYIVVGEVRGEEAITLFQAMNTGHTTFSTMHADSVQTVINRLENEPINVPRPMVQSLDILCVQVLTRSGDERVRRAKTLAEIEGIDQRTGELDYSTSFSWRATEDRFAENNSELLDEIREERGWSQSTLLTELKDRQRFLEYLRQQEVGDYRRFTAMVNKYYADKDEVMDRIGSSVTV